The genomic region TTTGAGAGGAGCCTTTCCTAGTACGAGAGGACCGGAAAGGACGGACCGATGGTGAACCAGTTGCAGTGCCAACTGCACGGCTGGGAAGCCAAGTCCGGGAGTGATAAACGCTGAAAGCATCTAAGCGTGAAGCACGCCTCAAGATAAGATTTCCCATACCGTAAAGGTAGTAAGACCCCTCGAAGAAGACGAGGTAGATAGGCTTAAGGTGTAAGAGCAGAAATGCTTTAAGCTGGTAAGTACTAATAGGTCGAGGCCTTGACCTCACATCCTCTATCCTCTCAAGGTCTAAAATAATATAACAGTAAAGTTAAGAGCATCTGCATATCAGGTGCTTTTTTATTTTGAATTAATGTGTCGGACTTGTCAGACATTCTATCTGATGAGTCCGACATTTTATTTTGTCAGACATAGATTTTAGCAATATATAGCCATTTAGTTTGTCTGACATATAAAAAGATATGACATTTTTAAATAGCAAAAGAAGGAAATTTAATATAGATGTAGAATATTATGTATATAAATACTAAAAAAGGTAATGGAGGATGATTTAATATGAAGTTAATAGGCATTGATATCGGTAACGATAGCATAAAGATCAAAGCAAAAGACAATGAAATAAACATAATGAATTTAATATCAGCTGGTTACAACAGAAGGGTATTTGGGCAGGAAATGGGTCATTTAAGTAATTTATTAGATGTTTCAATAGAAAGTAAAGGTAAGGATTTAGGGCGGTATTTTATTGGAGGTCTTGCTTTTAAAGAAAATAGAGGCGATATGATAGAAAAAAGCAGGGGTGAGACGAAAGCCGAAAGCGACACGACGTACATAATGATATTAGCGTCATTGGCATATGCATTGTATGATGAAAATAATCCTGTAAAGAAGGAATATGTAACATTGGGTGCCGGGCTTCCTACTGAAGAGTACTTTAATGATAGATTGCTGGATTTGTTTAAATCACGTTTAAAAGGTACTCATAAAGTTACCTTTCATAGTCCAAATTTTAAAGGAGCTCAAATAACGATAATAATTGATAGAGTTGAAGTAATACCGGAGGGAACCAGTGCAGCGCTCAGTATACTTTACGATGATAAAGGGCGTTTTAAAGAAAAATACGAACATTTAAGAGATAAGCTTATACTGATAATAGATATAGGTAGTCTCACGGTTGATGTTTCCACCATGGAAAATGGTACTTTTATCGGTAAAGGATTTTTTGGTATAAATAAAGGAATTGCCGATCCTCTCAATAGCATCCTTTTAGATTTAAAAAATAGTTATGGATATGAAACCAGCAGGCATAAACTTGATTATTACTTGCGCAGGTATGGCTTTATAGAATTTTCAGGCAATAAGATTTCACTTACAGAAATGGCAGAAAGACATTTTGAAGATTTTACGAGGGTAATGGCAAATCAAATTTATAAAGAATTGGACATGCATGGATTGAACATCAATGACGTGCATACGGCTTTTATCGTAGGAGGTGGAGCCATAACGTTAAAAAATTACTTAGATAAATACCTCCATTTTTCCAGGCTTGAGTTTGCAGAAAACCCCTTGATGGCCAATGCTGAAGGATACTTGAAAAGTATTTCCTTTATAGCTGCATCAGGTGAGGAAGAAAAAAAAGAGGTATTTGAAGAGGAAGTAGCTATTTCCAAACAAGAATAAAGTTGCGGCAGGGGTTGCTTTTAAATGGGTAAGAAAAATGATATAAAAATAGGAGATAGGCTGTCTATTAGGATAACTGACGATGTAGATGAATTGGTTTTAGAATGGTTGAACAAACAAGAAAATAGAAGTAAAAGTATATTAAAGTTAATTGCAGCTTTTGCACATTTAGAAAAGTACGGCAGACCAGAGCTGGTACAATTATTATTCAGTTCTTTGTTGTCAGACACAAGAAATGGCGATAATAAAGGTAATTTATTGTATAATAAAATTCAAATGTCAGACACGTCCGACGTAGGACGAAGAAAAATGTCGGACAAAGAAGTAGTGTCCGACGGCAAAGATGATGCCGCTTTAGACCTATATGATGAGGTTTTTGGTACACTGGATAGGGAG from Caldanaerobius fijiensis DSM 17918 harbors:
- a CDS encoding ParM/StbA family protein, with the translated sequence MKLIGIDIGNDSIKIKAKDNEINIMNLISAGYNRRVFGQEMGHLSNLLDVSIESKGKDLGRYFIGGLAFKENRGDMIEKSRGETKAESDTTYIMILASLAYALYDENNPVKKEYVTLGAGLPTEEYFNDRLLDLFKSRLKGTHKVTFHSPNFKGAQITIIIDRVEVIPEGTSAALSILYDDKGRFKEKYEHLRDKLILIIDIGSLTVDVSTMENGTFIGKGFFGINKGIADPLNSILLDLKNSYGYETSRHKLDYYLRRYGFIEFSGNKISLTEMAERHFEDFTRVMANQIYKELDMHGLNINDVHTAFIVGGGAITLKNYLDKYLHFSRLEFAENPLMANAEGYLKSISFIAASGEEEKKEVFEEEVAISKQE